The genomic interval TTCAACGACATGGAAGGCATCAACTGATCGGGCTATACGTTACTAATCCTTGCTAACCAAAAGCCGCAATAAGACTGACCACCTTAATCCGGTACCAATAAACTGCTTTACACCGCACAACCGGAACATGATCGGTTACCGAAGTATCAGATAACAGCAGATATCGTTTGCCAGCATCACACTGCGGCCAAAACACCGTTATGTTTTTATCGCGATGACCGCCAAAAACGGCAAAGTTCAGTAAAGACCGCCGGTGAAGTTTTCGCAACCGCTGACCCTCTCGTTTGGGAGCCACCCAAAAACCGCCAACTTTCCACACCACACCGCAATATCGTCGCCCAGGCATGATTCCATGCACCGCCGACAAAATGAACACAGGTCACATAAAAACAGCGAACTGCTTATCACTTCCAACTAAAGAATGATATCCAAGGGACAAAAACCAGGCGAATCAGAACAGACAAAATGCTTCCTGCATCCTGGACACGCATTGTTTTCGTATTCGGTCGCGACTAAGTTTGGATTGAGTGATGCGGCATACCGAGGCGAGAAAGGATTAAACTCAGCTCATTCACGGAGTATTGGGGAGTAGATTGGGTGTTTCGTTAGCGAGCCTGGCAAATTGTTAATATTCCACTCGCATTGCCAATAGTGTGCAAAACACCCTCGCCGCCTGTTCGGTTGTGATCGATAAAATGCGCTTTTGAGTAATTCCATACACTGATGATTGATCGGCAGCGTACGCGCAATCAACGGCCGGCGGAGTAATAAATGATGTCGGTCTCAGCAACGAAACAAGCTGCTAGTATTCGATGGCGACATCCGTTTTGGGGACACTGCAGCAGGACAGAATATACCCGGCTTCAACATCCTCATCGGTTATGCCGCCGTTGTGTTCCATGGTCACTTCACCGGTTGTTTTGAGTACCTTGCAGGTCCCACAAATACCGACCCCACAACCTTTGGGAATATGCATCCCCAACTTGGCGGCAGCGTTGTGGACAGTTTCTCCCGGTGCGACCTGAACACTCTTTCCGGTCGTCGTGAATTGCACCTGAAGCAGATCTGCCTGATTAATCGCATCAGCCTCTTCTGAGGCAATCTCAGCCTGCTCCAGAGCATCCTGTTTGACGTCACTGGGAGTGGCACCGAACGACTCCTCATGATAACGCGTCATGTCGTAGCCCTGTTCCTTCAGCAGATTCTGGACTGCCTTCATATAAGGAGTGGGACCACAACAGAAGATTTCCCGTTGCAGATAATCCGGTACCATCAGTTCCAATCTGGCCAGATCCAGAAAACCACGATAACCATGCCAGACCTGCCCGATCTCCTGGCGCTCGCAGATCAGATGCAAAGCAAAATGCGGCACCCTGGAAGACATGTGCTCAAGTTCACGTTGATAAATGACATCTCTGGGTGTTCGGGCGCTGTGTACAAATGCAATATCCACTTCACTATTGGTATCAAAATACCAACGTGCCATCGACATCAACGGAGTAATTCCCACGCCGCCTGATAACAACAAAACCTTGTCCGCCGGATGATCGATACAGTTAAACACACCGACCGGACCATGCACGGCAATAACATCGCCCTGGCGCAGATTCTCATGCAACCAATTGGATACATACCCATTCACCACTCGTTTGACCGTAATGGAAAAACTATACGGCACTGACGGAGAACTTGAGATCGTGTAAGAACGCATGACCTGCAGACCATCGATCTCCAACTCCAGCGTGACAAACTGACCAGGTTTAAAAAAGAACATGACCGGCTGCTCAGCCATGAAAATAAAGGTTTTGGTATCCCAGGTCTCGTAGATCTCCCTGACACAACGCACCACATGCCGGCCATTACTCCAGATGTTAGTACTGACTGCGGTGTAATAAGGTGTGGTCAGGGCATTTTCAGGTGACTGAGTCATGCAATGTATCTCCATGGCGAATGGCCCGATTGTGCAGACAGACACACCGCTAAAGTTACCTGTTTACGACACTCATTTACGCTTTTTTCAGCACCCATGCAGCTTCCCGGGAAAGTGGGTGTCCCCTGAATGCTTGTCCCCTGAATGCTTTCCTGAATGTGGTGGGTGTCCTGTCATTGACTGACCAG from Gynuella sunshinyii YC6258 carries:
- a CDS encoding hybrid-cluster NAD(P)-dependent oxidoreductase; this translates as MTQSPENALTTPYYTAVSTNIWSNGRHVVRCVREIYETWDTKTFIFMAEQPVMFFFKPGQFVTLELEIDGLQVMRSYTISSSPSVPYSFSITVKRVVNGYVSNWLHENLRQGDVIAVHGPVGVFNCIDHPADKVLLLSGGVGITPLMSMARWYFDTNSEVDIAFVHSARTPRDVIYQRELEHMSSRVPHFALHLICERQEIGQVWHGYRGFLDLARLELMVPDYLQREIFCCGPTPYMKAVQNLLKEQGYDMTRYHEESFGATPSDVKQDALEQAEIASEEADAINQADLLQVQFTTTGKSVQVAPGETVHNAAAKLGMHIPKGCGVGICGTCKVLKTTGEVTMEHNGGITDEDVEAGYILSCCSVPKTDVAIEY